A DNA window from Novosphingobium sp. RL4 contains the following coding sequences:
- the pgsA gene encoding CDP-diacylglycerol--glycerol-3-phosphate 3-phosphatidyltransferase translates to MLTLPNILTLSRIVTMPFLAFLLWWPKWEFGYALAFGVYCLMGITDYFDGYLARSSGTVSKLGVFLDPIADKIMVAAVILVLTAQGVLTGPYVGDMHVIAGLIILVREIAVSGLREFLGSLQVSVPVSRLAKWKTTFQLISLGALILGVATPWWNLDVGAIEINIPHTVGLTTLWGAAVLTLITGWDYLRVGLKHMD, encoded by the coding sequence ATGCTGACCCTGCCGAACATTCTCACCCTCTCGCGCATCGTCACGATGCCCTTCCTGGCTTTCCTGCTGTGGTGGCCGAAATGGGAGTTCGGCTATGCGCTGGCCTTCGGCGTCTACTGCCTGATGGGCATCACCGACTATTTCGACGGCTATCTCGCGCGGTCGAGCGGGACGGTCTCGAAACTCGGCGTTTTCCTCGATCCCATCGCGGACAAGATCATGGTTGCCGCCGTGATCCTGGTGCTGACGGCGCAAGGCGTGCTGACCGGACCTTACGTGGGCGACATGCACGTGATTGCCGGGCTCATCATCCTCGTGCGCGAGATCGCGGTATCGGGCCTGCGCGAATTCCTCGGCAGCCTGCAGGTCTCGGTTCCCGTCAGCCGCCTCGCCAAGTGGAAGACCACGTTCCAGCTCATCTCGCTCGGCGCGCTGATTCTCGGCGTGGCCACCCCGTGGTGGAACCTCGACGTGGGCGCGATCGAGATCAATATTCCGCACACCGTCGGCCTGACCACCCTGTGGGGCGCGGCCGTGCTTACGCTCATCACCGGGTGGGACTATCTGCGCGTCGGCCTCAAGCATATGGACTGA